The Anoplopoma fimbria isolate UVic2021 breed Golden Eagle Sablefish chromosome 20, Afim_UVic_2022, whole genome shotgun sequence genome includes a window with the following:
- the msh5 gene encoding mutS protein homolog 5 → MTELRGGGLNFGPLGITGDEEEEEDSPAVLLSVVAQHGQMGLCFYDSKDSSLHFMKDTPDNYELHLLARVIQEVGPHVIITSAKQESCMTRFLQQLGLNPDYKPEVVTYPYVDFGLEVGKQRLLSAHLPFLPASISERDKLSYLSSCISFDSPLMLRAVGALLKCLDRRRVGVELEDSSVGVPILQFNAYTLKGVVCIDQDTYSVLQIFKSELHPSVYKLHSGEKEGLSLYGILNRCRCKFGSKLLRQWFLRPTQDLAVLHRRQEVIRFFTSPRNSDALSTLQSSLRNISNIPTLLRRMSLSHTKVSDWQSLYKTVYNVVCIRDTVRHLPQSIHLFHDISEGFSDDLHHIASLISRVVDFESSIAENRFTIKPNVDPAIDEKKRRMMGLSDFLTDVARRELEHLDARIPSCCVIYIPLIGFLLSVPRLPSMVEKEDFEIEGLDFMFLSEDRLHYRSQRTKELDDLLGDLHCVIRDMETAVMTQLQNTILERSTSLYKVLDLTAELDCLMAMSSASQEYGYTSPKLSSHRKITVTQGRHPLLELCSPVFVANSFQSSESQGRVKIITGPNSSGKSIYLKQVGLIVFMALIGSDVPAKDAEIGLVDGMFTRMQSRESVSVGLSTFMIDLNQMAQALNSSTGNSLVLIDEFGKGTNTVDGLSLLAASISHWLKKPPVDVPHVLLATNFHSLLQLGLLPSSGLLSLLTLETAVDGDELVFLYQLKEGICQSSYAANIATLAGLPTSLVQRGVEVSELYRKGRLIKRIDKASSDEQATRCRSVVEAFLSLDLEDNDLDLQHFMKEELLPSAGELLNHS, encoded by the exons CATAATTACCAGTGCAAAGCAGGAAAGCTGCATGACACGCTTCCTGCAACAACTTG GTTTGAACCCAGACTACAAACCAGAGGTTGTTACTTACCCATATGTGGACTTTG GTCTGGAGGTCGGTAAGCAGAGGCTACTTTCAGCCCATCTGCCTTTCCTTCCTGCCTccatttcagagagagacaaactgtCCTACCTCTCTTCCTGTATCTCCTTTGACTCACCCCTGATG TTGAGGGCAGTGGGTGCTCTGCTGAAATGTCTGGACAGGAGGAGAGTGGGAGTGGAGCTGGAAGACAGCAGTGTTGGAGTTCCTATCCTACAGTTCAACGCCTACACGCT GAAAGGTGTTGTTTGCATTGACCAGGACACCTACAG tgtacTGCAGATCTTCAAATCAGAACTCCACCCATCAGTGTACAAGCTGCATTCAGGTGAAAAGGAAGGACTGAGCCTTTATG GGATACTGAACCGCTGCAGGTGCAAGTTTGGGTCCAAACTGCTACG CCAGTGGTTTCTGCGGCCAACACAGGACCTGGCCGTGTTAcacaggagacaggaagtgatacGTTTCTTCACGTCACCTCGGAACTCCGACGCCCTGAGCACCCTGCAATCCTCGCTACGCAACATCAGCAACATACCA aCTCTTTTGCGCaggatgtctctctctcacaccaaAGTGTCTGACTGGCAGAGTCTCTACAAG acaGTGTACAATGTGGTGTGTATCAGGGACACGGTGCGACACCTGCCTCAGTCCATTCATCTCTTTCATGATATCAGTGAAGGGTTCTCTGATGACCTCCACCATATCGCCTCCCTCATCAGCCGAGTT GTGGATTTTGAATCCAGCATAGCCGAGAACCGCTTCACAATCAAACCGAACGTAGACCCAGCAATCGATGAGA agaagaggaggatgatggggTTGTCTGACTTCCTGACAGACGTAGCAAGAAGAGAGCTGGAACACCTGGACGCTCGCATTCCCTCCTGCTGCGTCATCTACATCCCTCTG ATTGGattcctgctctctgtccctCGCCTGCCCAGCATGGTGGAGAAAGAGGATTTTGAGATAGAGGGGCTTGATTTTATG TTTCTGTCAGAGGACCGTCTGCACTACCGCAGCCAGAGAACCAAGGAGCTAGACGACCTCCTAGGAGACCTGCACTGTGTCATTAGAG ACATGGAGACGGCAGTGATGACACAGTTGCAGAACACAATCCTCGAGAGGAGCACCTCCCTTTACAAA GTTCTGGATCTCACTGCCGAGCTGGACTGTTTAATGGCTATGAGCAGCGCCTCTCAAGAGTACGGCTACACCTCACCTAAACTATCCAGCCACAGGAAGATAACAGTCACGCAGGGCAG ACACCCGCTGTTAGAGCTGTGCTCGCCTGTGTTTGTGGCCAACTCCTTCCAGAGCTCGGAGTCGCAGGGCAGAGTCAAGATCATCACCGGCCCCAACTCATCTGGCAAGAGCATCTACCTCAAACAG GTGGGACTGATCGTATTCatggctctgattggctcagacGTGCCCGCAAAGGATGCAGAGATTGGTCTGGTGGATGGGATGTTTACGCGCATGCAGAGCAGAGAGTCTGTGTCTGTTGGCCTCAGCACCTTCATGATAGACCTCAACCAG ATGGCCCAGGCTCTCAACAGCAGTACCGGCAACTCATTAGTTCTCATCGATGAATTTGGAAAGGGAACTAACACA GTGGATGGACTCTCTTTGTTAGCTGCATCGATCTCTCATTGGCTGAAAAAACCCCCGGTGGATGTTCCACATGTCCTGTTGGCTACTAACTTCCACAGTTTGCTGCAGCTGGGCTTGCTACCCTCCTCTGGCCTGCTGTCTCTTCTG actCTAGAGACAGCAGTGGACGGGGATGAGTTGGTGTTTCTGTACCAACTAAAGGAAGGAATCTGCCAGTCCAGCTATGCTGCCAACATCGCTACACTTGCAGGCCTGCCAACTAGCCTTGtgcagagaggagtggag GTGTCTGAACTGTACAGGAAGGGAAGACTCATCAAGCGCATTGATAAAGCATCATCTGATGAGCAGGCAACCCG GTGCAGGTCCGTGGTGGAGGCGTTCCTGAGCCTCGACCTGGAGGACAATGATTTGGACCTTCAGCACTTCATGAAAGAGGAGCTCCTGCCCTCTGCTGGGGAGCTGCTCAACCACAGCTGA